A single Carnobacterium inhibens subsp. inhibens DSM 13024 DNA region contains:
- a CDS encoding SDR family NAD(P)-dependent oxidoreductase, producing MELGITGKIALVTGADSGIGWETARVLLEEGATVILTDKEPDQLTQAAEKLGQPDKVFHYPADITSIDDLKKLHQKIAQEVGKIDILVQSAGITGAQGLFHELDDEGWINTMEVDLLGPVRLVSEFLPDLRTGGWGRLIFLASEDAVQPYDDEIPYCCAKAGILALSKGLSRTYAREGLLVNSVSPAFIETPMTDTMMEKRSEELSVSKDEAIQSFLDKKRPYLELKRRGQTEEVAAVIAFLCSDKASFINGANYRVDAGSVASI from the coding sequence ATGGAATTAGGTATTACAGGAAAAATAGCCTTAGTTACCGGAGCTGACTCGGGTATCGGTTGGGAAACTGCTCGTGTTCTTTTAGAAGAAGGAGCTACGGTTATTCTTACCGATAAAGAACCAGATCAATTAACTCAAGCAGCAGAAAAACTTGGACAGCCGGACAAAGTCTTCCATTACCCAGCAGACATCACAAGTATAGATGACTTGAAAAAGCTTCATCAAAAAATTGCTCAAGAAGTCGGGAAAATCGATATTTTAGTTCAATCAGCTGGTATTACTGGAGCTCAAGGACTCTTTCATGAGTTAGATGATGAAGGATGGATAAATACGATGGAAGTAGACTTACTAGGACCTGTACGCTTAGTATCTGAATTTCTGCCTGACTTAAGAACTGGTGGCTGGGGCAGACTTATCTTTTTAGCCTCTGAAGATGCGGTCCAACCTTATGATGATGAAATCCCATACTGTTGTGCGAAAGCTGGAATTCTTGCGTTGTCAAAAGGTCTTTCTCGGACATACGCCAGAGAAGGATTGTTGGTTAATTCCGTTTCTCCTGCTTTTATCGAAACACCGATGACCGACACTATGATGGAAAAAAGATCTGAAGAATTATCTGTTTCAAAAGATGAAGCTATCCAATCATTTTTAGATAAAAAAAGACCTTACCTTGAATTGAAACGCCGCGGTCAAACTGAAGAAGTAGCCGCTGTCATTGCCTTTCTTTGCTCAGACAAAGCTTCTT
- a CDS encoding YsnF/AvaK domain-containing protein translates to MSKFVKGSYLTLEEARVAIDEVVADGYDKNLITLVTNRETADTLPNDLDVGVSTEHADKNNGDDESFMDKVKNVFTMSDDEAENANVDTTDEGYEADESVLSSYKDDIKNGSIVVLVDDFAEETGAEDFDNSTPLGTMDSADATVPPVDSIDTTDTLDTIDTTDYSTVDPTLTDNEEKLQLKEERLDVGTTEVQTGEVNVSKTVNEENQTIDVPVKHEEVTIERHPVTDETPTDGSLDLEAETINIPVTEEQIDVNKRAVVTDEVTINKETKEEVKEVSDTVRKEDLDVQTHGDVTVEGEDDNKPL, encoded by the coding sequence GTTACCTCACGTTAGAAGAAGCAAGAGTCGCTATTGATGAAGTTGTTGCAGATGGTTACGATAAGAACTTAATCACACTCGTCACAAACAGAGAAACTGCTGATACTTTACCTAATGATTTAGATGTAGGTGTCTCAACTGAACATGCAGATAAGAATAACGGAGACGACGAATCATTCATGGACAAAGTAAAAAATGTTTTTACAATGAGTGATGATGAGGCTGAGAACGCAAATGTTGATACAACAGATGAAGGCTATGAAGCAGACGAATCAGTCTTGAGCAGCTATAAAGATGATATCAAAAATGGCTCTATTGTAGTATTGGTAGATGATTTTGCTGAAGAAACTGGAGCTGAAGATTTTGATAACAGCACTCCATTAGGAACAATGGACTCCGCGGACGCTACTGTTCCTCCTGTTGATTCAATCGATACGACTGATACATTAGATACGATCGATACAACCGATTATTCAACAGTAGATCCCACACTAACAGATAATGAAGAAAAGCTTCAACTTAAAGAAGAACGATTAGATGTTGGCACTACTGAAGTTCAAACGGGCGAAGTGAATGTAAGCAAGACAGTCAATGAAGAAAATCAAACCATTGATGTACCCGTTAAACATGAAGAAGTGACCATTGAAAGACATCCTGTAACAGATGAAACTCCTACTGACGGCTCACTTGATCTAGAAGCTGAAACAATCAATATACCTGTTACGGAAGAACAAATTGACGTGAATAAACGTGCAGTCGTTACAGATGAAGTAACGATTAATAAAGAAACAAAAGAAGAAGTTAAAGAAGTTTCAGATACTGTTCGTAAAGAAGACCTAGATGTTCAAACACATGGAGATGTTACTGTCGAAGGAGAAGACGACAACAAACCCCTTTAG